The Pelodiscus sinensis isolate JC-2024 chromosome 4, ASM4963464v1, whole genome shotgun sequence genomic sequence cagggaggggaggaagacccCAGGAGGTGCCACGAAGAGACCGTGGGGCTGGGCACAGACCTGAGGATGTCTGTGCAAGGGCAGAACATATGGGGCGGAATGACTAGATGGGGAGGAGATGGGCAGATGAGGCGGTAGGAGATGCGGGTGGCTATCACCATAATAAATCATAGAGCCCTGGCAAGGTTAGAGCCAGGGGAGATCAGCTCTCAAGGGAGACCAACAATCCAGCatcatatatttttttaaagcctcaCGATGGTCGGGCCAGTCTCATTAGTCTGGGGTTTCAGTCCCTCTCGCTGAGTCTtggggctctgccctgctgctctctgcccccctaGGCTGGATCCGGCTGTGAGGCTCTCGTCCCTGGATGTCTCCCATGTTGACCTGCTGAATGAGACGTGGGTCTCTGGGGGGAACAAGAGGAGCAGGAAGTACCTGGCCCACCTGACCCGCCACTTCCCCAGTGCCTGCCTCCTGGATGCCACCGGCCACCCTGTCAGCTGGGTCACTTCAGACGTGTTTGGTGCCCTGAGACATGCCTACACTCTGCCCCAGCACCGGGGGCGCGGCTACAATACAGTGCTGACTAATGTGATGGCCAAGCGGCTCCATTCTCTAGGCTACCCCATCTACAGCAACGTGGCCGTGGACAACTTCCACACACAGAGGCTGAAGGAGCGATGGGGCTTCCAGCGCCTGCCCAGCCTCTGCTACCTCATCCAATGTAATGCAGCAGTGGACAGAGCCCCCATGCAaacccccagggcagagggagagtCCCCAGCCTAGCGGCCCAGGTCACTTGACAAGGGAGGGGTGAGCAAGTCTGGGGATCATTGTTTGTCCAAGCGGAACCACTAACATCTCCCACCTCCAGCCTCAAGGCCTTGCCCCTCTCCCATAGCCCCGTACCCAGCTTTACAGGGTCTGTCCTTCTCTGCTCAGCTCCATAACCTGGCCTCTTTGGTGGACCTCttcccccagacacacacagcacctCCCTATTCTACTTCCCCTGCCAGACACCCCAGCAACAGCTCAATGATCTTCCATCCAATCAAGATAAGTGT encodes the following:
- the LOC142829274 gene encoding glycine N-acyltransferase-like protein 3, whose product is MLLLSCSSKLRLLEGTLLRSLPETLLVASDDSDFYANTYAVHYRDLGACRALLGSAINWDQAFRIYGLRDGLYEASRDIAQTKGAKLDVLRFFTYFHPDPSSLPEIQLDPAVRLSSLDVSHVDLLNETWVSGGNKRSRKYLAHLTRHFPSACLLDATGHPVSWVTSDVFGALRHAYTLPQHRGRGYNTVLTNVMAKRLHSLGYPIYSNVAVDNFHTQRLKERWGFQRLPSLCYLIQCNAAVDRAPMQTPRAEGESPA